The genomic region AATTCGATAGGAAATCGCCTATAAACTTTTGCTCAGCCAAAGACGGAATAGTAATTTTAGTAGCGAGTAAGTGAGGAACTTTAATGCTTGGCTGAACAGAGCTAATGTCTAAAGTCTTAAGATATGACTGCATCTTAGGATGGACTAGAGAATAGTAAAGAAAATCAGGCAAAACTATCTCTAAATTTGGCCTAAGCGCAATAAGATTTTGTGCAATACATCCATTTCCAGCTTCAAAAAGAGCGACTTCAGCTATAGAGCCGACCGTAGAAAAAATAATATCTCCGGGCAATGGGTGTCCAGCACGAAACCAATTTTTATAGGTTCCTTCAGTTACAAACTTTTTGATGGCGGAAAAGTTAGGACTTTTAGCAGCCCCAACAATCGCATTCACTTCAATCAATGGATATGGCGAAATTGCATCTGAAATGGGTGGTGTTTTACCACGGTTATCTACTACCTTGATCAGGCACTCTTTGAGAGTCAACTCAATCCGCTTAGAGATCATATCCAAGGCTCTTAAGATTTTGGCGAATTAATGCATCTAACTCAGCACCTTTTGCCATCTGCTCACCCAACTTCTCAGAAAGTTTTTGCATCTTTTCAGCAAAAGCCTCGTCATCATCTTCTACATCTTCTGCGCCTACATATCGACCAGGGGTTAATACGTGACCGAGATCGGCGATTTCTTTCAGTGAAACACTCCGACAAAATCCCGCAATATCTTCATATACGCCACCTTCACCACGCCAAGCCGCAACAGTCTGCTCAATTTTCGATATCACCTCATCAGTAAATTCAGCCTGTACCCGACTAATCATTGACCCAACTTTGCGTGCATCAATAAATAGCACTTCACCCCTACGCTTGGTTTTTTGTTTAACCAAGAACCACAAACAGGCTGGAATTTGAGTGTTGAAGAACAACTGGTTTGGCAATGCAACCATCACTTCCACTACGTCAGCTTCAACCATTGCAGCTCGAATAGAGCCTTCGTTATTAGTGTTACTACTCATACTTCCATTAGCTAGAACGATGCCAGCACGTCCAGTCGGCTTGAGGTGATACAGCATATGCTGCAACCAAGCATAGTTAGCATTACCCTGTGGAGGCTCGCCATAGACCCAGCGAGGATCACCCATTAAGCTACCGTGCCACCAATCACTTATATTAAAAGGTGGATTGGCAAGGATGAAATCTGCTCGTAAATCTGGGTGTTGATTCTTGGTAAAGGTGTCGTCAGGCTCCCGACCTAAATTAAAGTCGATTCCACGAATAGCTAGATTCATTGCAGCTAAACGCCAAGTAGTTGGATTAGCCTCTTGTCCATAGATAGCTACGTCACCGATCTTGCCACCACGAGCCTCAATGAACTTTTCCGACTGAACAAACATTCCACCAGAACCACAGCAAGGGTCATAGACCTTGCCTTCGTGCGGCGAGAGAACTGCAACTAGAGTCTTAACAATAGAAGCTGGCGTATAGAACTGTCCGCCACGCTTACCTTCAGCGTTAGCAAACATTCCTAAGAAGTACTCATAAACCTGCCCCAATATGTCACGAGCAGTACTTGGGTTATCGCCAAAGCCAATAGTAGAGATTAAATCTACCAACTCACCCATTTTTCCATCAGGCAATTGAGCGCGGGCATACCGTTTATCTAAAATTCCCTTTAGCTTAGGGTTTTCAGTTTCAATAACCGTTAAGGCTTCATCAATACGCTTGCCAATATCCGTAGACTTAGCTGCCGCTCTGAGGGTTTCCCAACGAGCGGATTCAGGAACCCAAAATACGTTTGCTTCGGTGAAATAGTCTCGCTGTTCTAATTCAGCTTTAATTTGTGCATCATTTGCCTCGCCAAAGAAATACTCATCCTTGGGATCGCGTAATCGAAGATTAAGTTCTTGCTGTTTTGCTGCAAAAGTATCCGAGATATACTTAACAAATATCAAGCCAAGAACAAGATGCTTATATTCAGCTGCATCCATATTGGCACGTAGCTTGTCTGCCGTTGCCCAAAGGGTCTTTTTAATGTCGTCCAGCATAATTTGATTTCTTTTTAGGGGTATTGTCTATGAGACATTATCACCTAAATTACTATCAAATTTAATACTACCTACGCACTACATAAGCTTTGCTAGCTCTCTATTCTTCTTAGCCTGCTTGGCGGACTTGTAGTTTTCCTCATCCTTGGTATCTACTTCAATCAGCTTTCTGGTGGCGCTACCCCTTAGCTGCTCAATAGCCTGTATTACCTGTAAGTGGCTATAGTGACGCTCAATCATTAATACACTAGTACCCATTTGCTTAGCCAGCGTATGAATGGGTACGCCATCATGCGTAAGAGACAAAGTAGCGTAGGTATGCCGTAGGCTATAGAACACCCGCTTTTGATTGGTCTTGGTATCAATTAACAAGCCATGGTCTGATAAGTAGTTATCAAACATATGGTTTAGTACATCACCTAAGTTTCTACACTCTTTGTTTCTAAAGATATAGTCATCATTAGTGGGTTTAATTAAGACAAAATTCCTTATAAAAGCATCTACCTGATTTGAAAGAAATCAATCGTTACTTAAAGAACTTAAACCCTCAAATCACCGATACAAATTGTAACGGTGCAGACTCTTATTTGTAGAGCTTATATAAAGTATCTTCAAAGCTTTTCGCTAATATTGGTGCTACCTTATTTTCCTGCAACCACTCCAACATAGTCATTCTTGCCATCATCTGGGCATTGCCTAATGAGGAAATATTTTGAGCATCCTTAAAGAAATTTAGGGCGATAGATAAAGCCAAATCTTCAGTTGAATAGGGAATGGGACCACTCTCTAGCTTTGCACCAAGAATTGCAATCTCTTTTTCAGGCACTTCCCCCATTAATAATTCAACAGCTAAA from Polynucleobacter antarcticus harbors:
- a CDS encoding type I restriction-modification system subunit M, producing the protein MLDDIKKTLWATADKLRANMDAAEYKHLVLGLIFVKYISDTFAAKQQELNLRLRDPKDEYFFGEANDAQIKAELEQRDYFTEANVFWVPESARWETLRAAAKSTDIGKRIDEALTVIETENPKLKGILDKRYARAQLPDGKMGELVDLISTIGFGDNPSTARDILGQVYEYFLGMFANAEGKRGGQFYTPASIVKTLVAVLSPHEGKVYDPCCGSGGMFVQSEKFIEARGGKIGDVAIYGQEANPTTWRLAAMNLAIRGIDFNLGREPDDTFTKNQHPDLRADFILANPPFNISDWWHGSLMGDPRWVYGEPPQGNANYAWLQHMLYHLKPTGRAGIVLANGSMSSNTNNEGSIRAAMVEADVVEVMVALPNQLFFNTQIPACLWFLVKQKTKRRGEVLFIDARKVGSMISRVQAEFTDEVISKIEQTVAAWRGEGGVYEDIAGFCRSVSLKEIADLGHVLTPGRYVGAEDVEDDDEAFAEKMQKLSEKLGEQMAKGAELDALIRQNLKSLGYDL